One part of the Lycorma delicatula isolate Av1 chromosome 7, ASM4794821v1, whole genome shotgun sequence genome encodes these proteins:
- the LOC142327331 gene encoding coiled-coil domain-containing protein 170-like yields MSVDEITKDIGDDLHTESLLLRAKLPRLECDKLADKSTVVYNLQRRVRNLRDQLQRRDLHLDLLRRKVALHEDCTRM; encoded by the exons ATGAGTGTGgatgaaattacaaaagatattggGGATGATCTTCATACAGAATCACTTTTATTAAGAGCTAAACTACCAAGATTAGAATGTGATAAACTTGCTgataag tCTACTGTGGTTTACAATCTTCAAAGACGTGTTAGAAATCTAAGAGATCAATTACAGAGAAGAGATCTTCATTTAGATTTGCTAAGAAGAAAAGTTGCATTACATGAGGATTGCACTCGTATGTGA